The Flavobacterium psychrophilum genome includes a region encoding these proteins:
- a CDS encoding hydroxymyristoyl-ACP dehydratase, giving the protein MNLNDIIAQLPYSKPFLFVDELLHADQDGVTGAYTFKEDLDFYKGHFKGNPVTPGVILTETMAQIGMVCLGIYLLGNDLKKDTVVAFTSADMQFLKPVYPNEKVTVTSKKTFFRFGKLKCDVVMKNEAGIEVCKGVVAGMITTKL; this is encoded by the coding sequence ATGAACTTAAACGACATTATAGCACAGCTTCCTTACAGCAAACCGTTCTTATTTGTTGACGAATTACTTCATGCCGACCAAGACGGTGTTACAGGCGCCTATACTTTTAAAGAAGATCTTGATTTTTATAAAGGACATTTCAAAGGTAATCCGGTAACACCGGGTGTAATCTTAACAGAGACTATGGCGCAGATAGGTATGGTTTGCCTGGGTATTTATTTACTGGGTAACGATTTAAAAAAGGATACTGTTGTTGCTTTTACATCCGCAGATATGCAATTCTTAAAACCCGTATACCCTAATGAAAAGGTAACTGTGACATCGAAAAAAACATTTTTTAGGTTTGGCAAGCTAAAGTGTGATGTGGTTATGAAAAATGAAGCAGGAATTGAAGTTTGTAAAGGGGTTGTAGCCGGGATGATAACTACTAAGTTATGA
- a CDS encoding glycosyl hydrolase, which translates to MIKIMTAVVLYTFLQTVNAQQGFMPIFDGKTTTGWHTYGKTSASAGWKVEDGLLHFDPEAAKNGQGGDLLTDAEYENFHLKLDWKVAPNANSGIIFYVNDNPIKYKNTYETGLEMQVLDNEGHPDGKISRHRAGDLYDLIQSKSEPVNPVGEWNTSEVICRNGKLTFVLNGVIIVETLLWDDNFKALVAGSKFATWPGFGTFKKGHIALQDHGNSVWYRNISIKE; encoded by the coding sequence ATGATAAAAATTATGACAGCAGTCGTACTATACACTTTTTTACAAACCGTAAATGCCCAGCAAGGTTTTATGCCTATTTTTGATGGAAAAACTACAACAGGCTGGCATACATATGGCAAAACTTCGGCCAGTGCGGGCTGGAAAGTAGAAGACGGGCTTCTGCATTTTGATCCCGAAGCCGCTAAAAATGGTCAGGGAGGCGATTTATTAACCGATGCAGAATATGAAAATTTTCACTTAAAGTTGGACTGGAAAGTAGCACCAAATGCGAATAGTGGTATCATTTTTTATGTGAACGACAATCCAATAAAATATAAAAATACTTATGAAACAGGTCTTGAAATGCAGGTTTTAGACAACGAGGGTCATCCTGATGGAAAAATAAGCAGACACCGTGCAGGAGATTTGTATGATTTAATTCAAAGCAAATCAGAGCCGGTTAATCCTGTTGGCGAATGGAATACGTCTGAAGTTATTTGTAGAAATGGAAAACTTACTTTCGTTTTGAACGGCGTTATAATTGTTGAAACCTTACTTTGGGACGATAACTTTAAAGCACTCGTTGCAGGAAGTAAATTTGCAACCTGGCCAGGTTTTGGAACTTTCAAGAAAGGTCACATCGCTTTACAGGATCACGGTAATAGTGTATGGTACCGCAACATTTCCATTAAAGAGTAG
- a CDS encoding 3-oxoacyl-ACP reductase, giving the protein MSVKIITVAKQLPQYSRTTTDILPLLDGWLSGQDERFIKKVKKIFEGAAVDRRYSIMDPAEVFTATSFEEKNDIYSREAVILGEQVLEKSLSKAGWDPKTLDYIITVSCTGIMIPSLDAYLINTMKLRQDIVRLPVTEMGCAAGISGIIYAKNFLKANPGKRAAVIAVESPTATFQLNDFSMPNIVSAAIFGDGAACCLLSSYEEDYGPEIVDEQMYHFYDAEHMMGFKLTNSGLQMVLDIEVPDTISTHFGDIIHPFLEKNNLDIEDINHMIFHPGGKKIVATVETLFSGLGKNINATKEVLKQYGNMSSATVLYVLECIMEKSPQPGEKGLMLSFGPGFSAQRVLLQW; this is encoded by the coding sequence ATGAGTGTAAAAATAATAACCGTTGCAAAGCAACTGCCACAATATTCTCGTACCACAACCGATATACTTCCGCTTCTGGACGGCTGGCTGTCGGGACAGGATGAACGTTTTATAAAAAAAGTAAAGAAGATATTTGAAGGCGCCGCTGTAGATAGACGCTATTCTATAATGGATCCTGCTGAAGTTTTTACAGCCACATCATTTGAAGAGAAAAACGATATTTACAGTCGTGAAGCCGTTATTTTAGGTGAACAGGTACTTGAAAAATCGCTTAGTAAAGCAGGTTGGGACCCCAAAACGCTTGATTACATTATCACCGTTAGCTGCACCGGTATCATGATACCCTCCCTAGACGCTTATCTGATTAATACGATGAAGCTCAGGCAGGATATTGTGCGACTGCCTGTGACGGAAATGGGTTGTGCCGCAGGAATATCGGGTATTATCTATGCTAAAAACTTTTTAAAGGCAAATCCCGGCAAGCGCGCTGCGGTAATAGCAGTAGAATCACCTACGGCAACATTTCAACTCAATGATTTTTCAATGCCAAATATAGTAAGTGCAGCCATTTTTGGAGATGGAGCGGCTTGTTGCCTTCTCTCATCGTATGAAGAAGACTACGGACCTGAAATAGTAGATGAGCAAATGTATCACTTTTATGATGCAGAGCACATGATGGGCTTTAAGCTCACCAATAGCGGTTTACAAATGGTACTGGATATTGAGGTGCCCGATACTATATCAACGCATTTTGGCGATATAATTCACCCTTTCCTCGAAAAAAATAATTTAGATATTGAAGATATAAATCACATGATATTTCACCCGGGAGGAAAAAAAATAGTCGCAACTGTCGAGACACTTTTCTCAGGCTTGGGTAAAAACATTAACGCTACTAAAGAAGTACTTAAGCAATATGGAAATATGTCCAGTGCTACAGTACTCTACGTTCTAGAATGTATTATGGAGAAAAGCCCTCAACCGGGAGAAAAGGGGCTAATGCTTAGTTTTGGCCCGGGATTTTCGGCACAGCGTGTTTTATTACAATGGTAA
- a CDS encoding FAD-dependent oxidoreductase, protein MIKSPDVIIIGGGLAGLASAIHLSKKGLTVTVMEKSAYPRHKVCGEYISNEILPYLKWLGADIPKLQPANITNFILTAGEGRMAKAQLPLGGFGLSRYVLEEYLCQIAVTNGCTLLQETVNTISFNNELFTVTSSNQVLSAKIVLGAYGKRSNIDQVLSRDFIRKTSPWLAVKAHYSGNFPDDVVALHNFKGGYCGVSKVENNILNICYLADYSTFKKYKNIDDYQRNVLYKNKYLKAVFESSTILFDKPLTISQISFDSKLPVENHMLMIGDTAGLIHPLCGNGMAMALHSAKIASGLVLEYYSGSIASRQLLETKYSQQWKKHFAGRLFMGRTLARILRSTTTTTLLVAITATLPGLLPLIIKQTHGKPIIIN, encoded by the coding sequence ATGATAAAAAGTCCTGATGTAATTATAATTGGTGGAGGCCTTGCAGGTCTGGCAAGTGCAATTCATTTATCTAAAAAAGGATTAACGGTAACTGTGATGGAAAAGTCCGCTTACCCGCGCCACAAAGTGTGTGGAGAATATATTTCAAACGAAATTCTTCCCTACCTGAAATGGCTCGGCGCAGATATTCCAAAGCTTCAGCCTGCCAATATTACCAATTTTATACTTACAGCCGGCGAAGGTAGAATGGCGAAAGCACAACTTCCCTTAGGAGGCTTCGGCCTTAGCCGTTACGTACTCGAGGAATATCTGTGTCAGATTGCAGTAACAAATGGTTGCACCCTGCTCCAGGAGACTGTCAACACTATTTCTTTTAACAATGAGTTATTTACCGTTACCTCTTCAAACCAGGTTTTATCAGCGAAAATAGTTTTAGGTGCTTACGGCAAGCGATCGAATATTGACCAGGTTTTGTCAAGAGATTTTATACGTAAAACGTCACCCTGGTTAGCCGTTAAAGCACATTATTCAGGTAATTTCCCTGACGATGTTGTGGCATTGCATAACTTTAAAGGCGGCTATTGCGGCGTATCCAAGGTTGAAAATAATATCCTTAATATTTGTTATCTCGCAGATTATTCCACCTTTAAAAAATATAAAAATATCGATGATTACCAGCGTAATGTACTTTATAAAAACAAGTACCTAAAAGCTGTATTTGAAAGCTCTACCATACTCTTTGATAAACCGCTTACTATAAGCCAGATATCATTTGACAGCAAACTACCTGTAGAAAACCATATGCTTATGATTGGTGATACCGCCGGTCTTATACACCCACTTTGCGGCAACGGTATGGCGATGGCATTGCATAGCGCTAAAATCGCTTCAGGACTCGTGTTAGAATATTACTCAGGCAGCATAGCATCACGACAGCTACTCGAAACAAAGTATTCACAGCAATGGAAAAAACATTTTGCCGGGCGTTTATTTATGGGGAGAACCTTAGCCAGGATATTACGTTCTACAACTACCACGACTCTATTGGTTGCTATAACAGCAACACTGCCTGGGCTACTGCCTCTAATAATTAAACAAACGCATGGCAAACCTATCATAATCAATTAA
- a CDS encoding methyltransferase: MPIITKYRTQDTEIMDDFSLQGEELRDALDKIANINQLLGGNSLTLHGVKQLLNKGKGSIPRTVTIADIGCGNGDMLRMLARYGKKHSVSFKLIGVDANEFTINYARSLSVDYLNIEYRCLDIFSADFTTLKYDIAICTLTLHHFTDEEIENIIITFNNNAAVGVVINDLHRSKAAYMLFKVICSLFKLNRMSREDGLISILRGFKKQELIDFSKKLNLKKYTINWKWAFRYQWIIAKQ; this comes from the coding sequence ATGCCCATAATTACTAAATACAGGACACAGGACACCGAGATAATGGACGATTTTTCGCTACAGGGTGAAGAACTGCGCGATGCACTTGATAAAATCGCTAACATTAACCAGCTTTTAGGTGGCAACAGCTTAACGCTACACGGTGTAAAGCAGTTATTAAATAAAGGTAAAGGGAGCATTCCTAGAACAGTAACCATTGCAGATATTGGTTGCGGCAACGGCGATATGCTACGCATGCTAGCCCGCTATGGAAAAAAACATTCTGTTAGCTTCAAGCTTATTGGCGTGGATGCTAATGAATTTACAATAAATTACGCAAGGTCGTTATCAGTAGACTATCTAAATATTGAGTATAGATGCCTTGACATTTTTAGCGCCGATTTTACTACCCTTAAATATGACATTGCCATTTGCACCCTCACACTGCACCACTTCACCGACGAGGAAATAGAAAATATAATCATTACATTTAATAATAATGCAGCTGTGGGAGTAGTTATCAACGATTTGCACCGTAGCAAGGCTGCGTATATGCTTTTCAAAGTTATCTGTAGTTTGTTTAAACTTAACAGAATGTCGCGCGAAGATGGGCTGATATCTATATTACGGGGATTTAAGAAGCAGGAATTAATTGACTTTTCTAAAAAACTAAACCTAAAAAAATATACCATAAATTGGAAATGGGCTTTTCGCTACCAATGGATAATAGCTAAACAATGA
- a CDS encoding beta-ketoacyl-ACP synthase: protein MSKRIVITGLGIAAPNGVGIPAFTNAIKNGISGIRHDTQLKELKFSCHIAGMPQITDELKSQYFSDLELRGFNSTGILYGVIAGMEAWKNAGLPAENKSEPDWESGTIFGSGTSGIDKFRESIYKIDDMQTRRLGSTVVAQTMNSGISAYLGGKLGLGNQVTTNSSACATGTEAIMMAYDRIRSGHAKRILAGSTGDSGPYIWAGFDALRVCSSKYNDNPEQGSRPMSATAAGFVPGSGAGALVIEDLESALQRGATIYAEILGGNVNSGGQRGNGSMTAPNSEAVQRCITDALKNAAISAAEVDAINGHLTATTKDSLEIENWTKALGRSGPNFPYINSLKSLTGHCLSAAGSIESIATVLQLHESFIFGNTNCEDLHPEIIELIDSSKVPLRTFNTDLNIIAKASFGFGDVNACIIFKKIKNLT from the coding sequence ATGAGTAAACGGATTGTTATAACAGGCTTAGGCATTGCTGCTCCAAACGGTGTGGGTATACCTGCTTTTACCAATGCAATAAAAAACGGAATTTCGGGAATACGCCATGACACCCAATTGAAGGAACTAAAGTTTTCCTGCCACATAGCCGGCATGCCGCAAATAACCGACGAGCTTAAATCGCAGTATTTTTCAGATCTCGAGCTGCGCGGCTTTAACAGTACCGGTATATTATATGGCGTTATTGCAGGCATGGAAGCCTGGAAAAATGCAGGGCTGCCTGCGGAAAATAAAAGTGAGCCAGATTGGGAAAGCGGAACTATTTTTGGATCCGGTACCTCTGGTATTGATAAGTTCCGTGAAAGCATTTATAAAATTGATGACATGCAGACCCGAAGGCTGGGAAGCACTGTAGTAGCTCAGACTATGAACAGCGGTATTAGTGCCTACCTTGGTGGAAAACTTGGACTAGGCAATCAGGTAACGACAAATTCATCGGCCTGCGCGACGGGTACTGAGGCCATAATGATGGCGTACGACCGTATACGATCTGGTCATGCAAAACGTATACTGGCAGGAAGCACAGGAGACAGCGGTCCATACATTTGGGCAGGCTTTGACGCTCTTAGGGTATGCAGTTCAAAATATAACGATAACCCCGAACAGGGTTCTCGCCCCATGAGTGCTACAGCAGCTGGGTTCGTTCCCGGTAGTGGCGCAGGAGCTTTGGTTATAGAGGATTTAGAAAGTGCACTACAACGCGGCGCAACCATTTATGCTGAGATCCTTGGAGGTAATGTAAATTCCGGAGGGCAGCGTGGCAATGGGAGTATGACGGCACCCAACAGTGAGGCAGTACAGCGTTGCATTACAGATGCCCTTAAAAATGCGGCTATCTCTGCAGCTGAAGTAGATGCTATAAACGGCCATCTTACCGCTACCACAAAAGATAGCCTCGAAATTGAAAATTGGACAAAGGCTTTAGGTCGAAGCGGACCTAACTTTCCCTACATTAATTCCCTTAAAAGTTTGACAGGCCATTGCTTGAGCGCTGCCGGAAGCATAGAAAGTATTGCGACTGTATTGCAGCTGCATGAAAGTTTTATATTTGGTAACACGAATTGCGAAGACCTGCATCCTGAAATTATAGAGCTAATCGATTCGTCTAAAGTACCTCTAAGAACATTTAATACAGACCTGAATATAATCGCCAAGGCAAGTTTTGGCTTTGGCGATGTAAACGCTTGCATAATATTCAAAAAAATTAAAAATTTAACATGA